A stretch of DNA from Vidua chalybeata isolate OUT-0048 chromosome 3, bVidCha1 merged haplotype, whole genome shotgun sequence:
AGTTTCTCCTTACGGAATTTGAATGCTTGCAATACCTGAGCCTGTAAACAGAGATCTAATTTGTTTCAGATCAGCTTTTCAAAAAACTATGATCAAGGTCACTTTAagtagtttctattttaaaaagatcttTCCATTACAAAATCCCCACTATCACAAACACTGACAAAAACTCAATACTGTAAGGTGGTAAAAGCTAATTTCACTTAAAACCCAAAGTGAGATTGTTTCAGTGATTCCATGACAGAAGAAGTTAAAAGCCCATAGAGAAATTGAATGACTgttatttctccttttgttaATGATGTTATATTTCAGTAGTAACATAGTAGACTTCAACAGTCATGAAAAGAAAACGAGAAAAGCCAGGTAAGAAACTAAGCAGCTCCCAATATAACACTGgacaaagaataattttatatgcCAACTCTTGCTAAGATCAAATCTTCCTAGGATCAAATGTGTAAACTCTGCATGGTGTACGTcactttataaaataaatacacgAGTCAGTGAAAATGCCAAAATACTACTGAACAACTGACAAATGTGTAATTTCAGGACAAGATGCACCccaatttgtttattttgccaAACTGGGTCAACTGTAAAACTGTAAAAACAGAATGAACAACACCTGAACTGTGATCCAGGTCCAGATGAAATGTTGGTCTGAAGTGATAAAATCATCATGCCCTCACTCAGAGGCTAAAAGCACATAAAATTCCAAGTTATAACCATTAAGAACCTCCCAAATGTACGTTATGAATTTCCATATTATTTCAGTAACATATTCATCAAGTGAACTTAAGAATCTTCCTAACATGCTCATTTTACCAAGATAAAATGAATACCATGATTAGTtttatgttctttcttttttaaaagttattctGGATTAATCTGAACTTGCCCTCCAGTGCAACACTAACGttccaaacaaaaaacccaaagaaatcaTTGGCATggacagagaaaagcagtgcTACAGCTCACATTTTAAGGCCACACATTAGCAATTCACTTGGGACAGGTGGAGCAGCGTAATGGAACAACAGTGGAAAAAACTTCACAAGTGCGCTAAGCAACTCTGTTCCTAAAAAGCAAGCACCCAACACAGCAAAATTTGTCTACAGCAATCTCTGGCACTAACAGCATTTCACCTCTACACTTTCCTTATCAGTTAGCCAGACAGTTTCAAAGACATCACAGTCATATTTTAACTagattaataagaaaaaaacaagtaaaaaaaattttggTGCGACAGGCTCTCGAGCAAGGCAACATTTCAAAAGCCTTCTGGATAAAGACTTACGATGAGAtagacacacaaacacatgctGAGTGAATTTAAGTCAGAAGAATATGCTCACCAGAATTCAACGAAGAGAAATTCTGagagaaataaacagaaaaagcatCTATTTGAATGTTTTTGCTCCTGCCCACAAAGGTTTAATAGTTCTGTTTTTTTGCAtgcacacaaaaattatttgcagtaaATTTAGTGCTGATGAAAGATGCCAGATTGATAGCCCTAGGGACTGAGAttctctgcacacacagacaaagTACAGAGTGAGAAATCTGTAACCCTGCCAAAATGCCTTATAATACACAGCTTATGCAACCATCTTCACACTACAAAACCCTTCACCTCTCCACTGAAAATGTCCAAGATATTGCTTAGTGTTcattagaaggaaaataaaacatggaCACTGTTGTTAGCATCAACAGGGACAGAATTCAAGGTatcagataattttaaaaacgTTTACTTTTGTTCTGAATGGTTCTTTTGTCAGCTGTGAACTTTGCTGCAGTGTTTGTAAGGTTGCAAAGTCAATCTGCACCTGGTCTGAAAAAGCTTTCCTATTAAACAGCATAGTATTACATAAGAAAAATAGCAAAGGAGTGGCTTAacttttttattcaaataagCTTATTCTAGCATACATGACCTCACACCTAGTGCTCAGAAACTATCTCAAAGGAGAACTGACTTGATAGTTTCACTTAATTGGTACCTAGGCAGTCACTCTCCACTGATCTGCACAACTGATCTAACAGACTTTTAATGGGCAGTAACTCCCTATTAATCAGGTTTTCAGTGCTAGGCTGAAATCCACATTGTCACATGGCGCAGGCGAGCGTCCAAGGAACCTTGGATTCTAATTTTCCTTGCTACTAATAACTTGGCCAAACAGCAAAACTCCCCCCACTCCCTAGCCACTGTCCCCCTATCCAAATgtcaagtaatttttaattgtcAACAGAGGACATGTAGGAAAACAGTAAGTTAAGGTTTGTAGACTGCAACAGCTCTAAATACAAAATTTCTGACCTCCTTATAAAGGCAAAGACTTTCACTTCAAAGGAAGATGTCCAACACAACTCACAGGCTGCAAACTCACTGGATCTCAAACCAGATTGTGGCATAGGATTAAATTCTATTTCAGTTCTTGGGAGATTTCCTTTGTGCATATATGGGCTTGGAGCGGGGGACAGCGATGGCTAGGAAATATGACAAAAGAATGAGACTACTCTctaacagattttaaaaaattaattcttcctAGAGACGCTTTTCCTGAATATGTAGTGCTTAGAGCACTTTTGAAAAGATCTCTTACCACTCCTGCTACTATTTTCCTTGGTCACCAACCAAAGCATTACAACAAAATAATTCAAGTAtgcttaataaaataaatgaaaacaagaattcTGCGTCATCCTGCATCTCAGCAAAGCAGAGACATTTCTGTCAACTCAACCATGTAGCAgatcattttattttcacattttcacattACTGAAGCAAATAGGCTTAATAGCTCTATTGTAAGAgcttctttcatttctgttgaaAGCTTTTTCTAAAAGTCACATTAGAGGTAGTATTTGGTAACTTTCAAACTTAATCTGTATTCTGAGTCTTTAGAGGAGACTCTATGGTAAGTATCCACTAGGAGGACAAGGAAAAATACCATCATGCAATTTTCCATTGAAATACTCATCAGTTTCTTTTTGTGGAAGATAGAAATTCTGCCAAATTTGTACTTAAAATGAAGCATGGGCATAAGAGTTTGAAAAACTGAGATCAAGATCCAGGTACTTCTGCAATTTTCACCCTTACTTAGAAACGATTGCCAATATTTACTATGGCTAAGTGGTTACAACATAGCAAAATAATACTAGAAGACTAATGCTATAATATTAACTTGAAAAATAAGCTTTAAATTGGGCCAAATAAAGGTAAATGCAAAAGGTATTTagaaccattaaaaaaataaaaatctctttacTATCCTTTTGACCCATACAACTAATGAGCTCTTTTGGTTCAAGCATAGACTGGAATCCAATCAAACAGGTAACCCTTTTGATTccctctgatttatttcaggaAACAATAATTAGGAGGAAACAATTCCAGAGCACTCAACAATGCACATACATTACAAAGACATAAGGCTGTATGAGGTAAGACTGtaaattcaaatatttgcaCGTGGTGATACCTGGATTAAACTAGAACACATCCATAGTCAACcataatgtaaaaataactgTTCAAATGTCCCTGTGACACACTTCAATGTATTAAACAATTTTCTACATtgtaatttctaaataaaaaaaaaaccacttacCATTTTCCTATGGTTTCATCAGTTTGTCAAAGATAATGACCAGGTCATAAAGAGGTAGTCCTTTATGCATGAAAGATTCAGCATATATTTAGCAGTTCtagcagggggaaaaaaccaaaccatgaGTTTAGCCCATAGAGACCTGCAGTTCACAGTCCAGGCAAGCACTaagctaaaataaataaagtcatGAAGATCAGTGTATCATTTCTAGTGTAAGAAGACTTGTCAGGGCATTTTGTCATCTGGTTTTTATTACCAAACACTCCTTTGAATAATCTCAGTTGCTCTGAACAGTCCATTCAAAGATGACCCTAGCACTCCTGAGTCATCCAGCTGACAacaaaaacttccaaaattCATTAATTAAGCTTAAAACTAAACCTAACTTTTCTGTGGCCATAGCTGTCAATAAACTTTGATAAGGAATGCTGAATTAGGACATTACTAGACACTTGCTTTAAGAAAATCAAGTTATGCTTGATGTTCTAAAAGTCCTACAAATTACTAAATTATCAGACTAATTagtaagagaggaaaaaagctattaaaacaTAAAGTCCAGTTTAAAAATGGATTGAGGTCTATCCCATCATCCAGCAGAACAATCTGTCCATTTCCCTTAAGGCACAGGGAAAACTATTACAGGACTCAGCGTAAAAAAGctgagtatttaaaaataaattgcagaaTTGAAGGACTGCTGCATTTGCTAAGGCATTTTTCTAAATTCAGCCCAGCCACTCTGCATGCCACATGTAGGTCCCCcaaaaacagaacaacaaagCCACAATTTTCTATCccagtttttgtttttgaacaaTATACCAAACAAAACGACTTTGTTTAGTAAGTAGAAAAGTGttaatttctcatttcacaagcacagaaacaagatacaagaaaataagcaatttGCAAAAAATCATACAGAAAGTCTACTTATCAACCATTAATTTGAAGACCAGGTGTACCCTGTGATTGCCAGATCTCTCTTGCCTTCTGCACAAATgagacagggagcagggaaacacGTTTGGAAGgattcctctcccttcccccatcACACTCCGGCCACTCACCTGCCACTGACAGGTTTTGGCACAGCATCCCTGAAGGATGAACTCCAGTTTGGCAGAACTTGAAAACGTTTTGAAGATGATCTTAAAGTTATTTCTCGTTCAGGCATTGAGGACATTGCCGAAAGGACAACGTCACTGCTATTGAAAATTAGAGGTTTTGCATAAACCGTAATTGCAACAAGGTACGGAGCAGAGAGAAGCCGGCAAAGACGGATGCCGGAGATCGGCCGGAGCAGAATCCTGCACCTGCTGAGAGCGGCAGGGCGATACAAACAACCGAGTCCCGAAGTGACTATTTAGCTGCAGACGCGGAGATCAAAGACTCCCGTGAAACACCCAGGCAAACCTCAAGCTAAATACGTAGCTCCTGGGACTTCACCGACACACGGAGCACACACATCGCTCCACGGGCGCCCGGCAGAGCGCTGCCCGCCGGCCCGAGCCCCCTCCCGAGCCGCCTCTCGCCCCAGCCCTGTCTGTGCTCCGCTCCGGGGCACCGCACCAGGGCCAGGAGCCGCGGCACCGCCACCTGCCCACCTCGGCCGAGGCGGGCAGCGCGCCCAGCCCGCCCGGCACCGGCTCCttcccgccgcccgcccggcggCCCTAGCCCGCCCTGGAGCGCCCGGTGGCGGCCGACACAAGCAgaaggcggcggcggcgcgcggcaCCGGGGGAAGCATCGcatcttcccctcctcccccgcCGTCAGCTCACCTCAGCTCCGCGGCGGCTCGGGCGGCCGGGACCCGCCAGCCGGCATGGCGTGGAGGCGCGGGCGCTGGTGCTGCCGCAGGCTGCCGGCGGTGCGGGGCGGGCACCATAGAgagggcgggcggcgggcggagAGCCCTCCGCCGGCGGAGCGGAAGCGCGCTGGAGAGGCCGGGCAGAGGAGGAAGTGACGCCCCGGTTGCCGCGGCGATCACGCACCCGGAGCTGGAagcgcggcgcgggcggcgcggcgaTGCTGGCGGGCCGGGCGCCGCTGGGCGCCGCGGGCTGCGGCCGCCTCCTGGCAGCGGGGCTGCGGCCGCTGCTCTGCGGGCTGTCGCCGTGCTGGGTGACGGCGGGGCGGCAGTACCCGTCCCTGCGGGTAGCGGAGCCGGCGAAGGAGAAGCGGCTGGTGCGTAAGGAGCAGCGGAGCAGCCTCGTGGTCCGCCGCTTCATCGCCTGCCCGCAGCTGGCGCGCACCGTGCGGCGCTGCCTGCAGAGCGGAGCCGGCCTCGGCCCcggcccccagcccctcctgctcgAGTTCGCGCCCGGTGAGCTGCCCGAGGCTCCGGCGCGCCCCAGTGACCTTGGGGGGTCAGTGCGAGCTGCCGCCCTCGCCACCCGCCGTGCTGGCACCCGGCCCCGcggagggctggggctgctgccgcGGGAAGGGGCTGGGGCCGTGCCTCTCCCGGGATCTCGGGCGGGGGTGGCAGCTGCGCTGCGTtccggcgctgccccggccgcAATCCCGGCCGGGGGATGTCCCGGACCCGCGCCCCGGCACCTTCCCGGGACATGCCTCGGGTGTGCCTGGGGGCCCCATTTATGCAGAGCCTGGGGGATGAGTGGGGTTGCAGTCTGGAGGCTTGAGTCACTCGTGTTAAAACTTTGCTGTAGAGTGACCAGAGATGGTATTTTCTGTCAAGTAATGCTGTGGTTTTATCAGTAAAAGCACACTCAGGATTATGGGCTATGGCAGATCCTCTGCGGTTACCTAATGGttcttttgtttgcatttctgcagaatgtattttaaagaaaatatggaTAAGGTTTCACAGTATATTTCAGttggcagaagaaaaagtaatagAAATATTTGAGACGTTATCTGCAATGCTGCTCAGTATCTAATTGTAACGCCGTGCTTAGTGTAATACAGTGAGAAATCTCGAGCAGGCTGCCTGTAAATCGTTTCTCCAACTCTTGTTTTGAAGTGTGTTTAACAAACACACCTGTTGAAGGTGATATATCACAACTATTGTGTTGGGAAAATCACTAAAGGTAATCActtagaaacaaaaatgcactgctaattttttttttttttctttattttcctgcttcagGTCCTGGGATTGTGACTCGATCTCTGCTTGATGCAGGTTTTAGAGTGGTAGCTCTGGAAAGTAACTCAGATTTTCTTACAGACTTACAGGTATACTTTTGATTCAGTTGCATGtttctaaaacaaaattaaagggAAATGAGAAATTAGGTTAAATTGTTGTGTAATTGTTGGATCAAAAAGGAATTAGGCAGTAGTTGTTACTTGCAACATCTGACATAATGCCTCATAACACTATGTAGTTTGGCATTGTACATCACAAATGCTGGatgttttttaatgaatttgGCATTTTGTGTATGTAGGAATTGGAGTTCATACATGGTCTTTCTATGCATAAATAAAATTCCATGCCTAAATTTGAAACTGTTCGGAGTTATTGTAGATGTTTATGTTTAAGCAAGAGTTTTGTAAGAAGCTgtaaaaatctgtaaaaatacTCTTTAGTTATTCTGATTATGTCAGttttatttaatctgttttcCTACAACTGACACATGTGTTGTCCTCTCTGCTCACCTGGGCTTTGCATGGATTCAAAGGGGGTCAGactcagagctgcagaagtTGCTCTAGAAGGTTTGCATTACAGAGCTGGTTTGGAACCAATGACTCTCACCCGACTTAAAATGTGTATAAAAGGTATCCTCTCCACAGATATGAAGAATTCTAGTTTCAATTTGTTAAAAGAAGCAGTTTGCTTAGTTTagtattttgtgtgttttttttaaaaacatggcACAACATCTTACAAATTTTTGAATGTGGTTTAAAGCTGAAGTTGAACAGCACAAAAACTGTCAAAATGTCCTGCACAGTGAAGGAGGCAGTTATTTTTATCAGCTGAAAGAAGCTATTCTTTTTTATAATCTGTAAGAAGCAGCTCCGAGGTTTGACTCTTTGACTGGGTAACAATTTTAGGTAGTGCTGGAATGcatttttgtttgggttgggtGTTTTGCAAAGCTAGTTACTGTATCCAGATTTCTTCAactaaagttatttttattcagtcCCTAGAAAATAGCCTGGATGGGCAATTAAAGGTGATTCATGGTGACTTCTTCAGACTGGATCCTTTGGCTAAGGGAGCTTTGAAACCACCTGCTGTGTCTTCTGACCACCTTTTTAAAACCATGGGTGTAGCAGCAGTTCCTTGGAGGGCAGGTATATGTTTATGATCCCACACGTTACAAACATGTGTTTCAAGGGTGCATAGGCAGTTGGGCAAAAACTTGGGGATTTGCTttcagtatatatatatatatatatatatataaaatatttaattcaatgTTCTATTTAATACACATGCTGGATTGATAGATGCTGTTTTCTACATTTCAGCTTTGCTTAAGACTCATGATAGCTTCAGAACCACCCCTCTccccctcacccccccccccaccgcccCATGGCAATATCAGATTATTTTCTTGTCATTTAAAGTTTTTGTCTCATGCAAACTGGGCTTAGCTTTGACTAAGGCTTGAATTGTATTCATTCTTGAACAACATGAACTTAGAGACTTTCTTAAGTTTTTTGTAGTTAAGACATTAGAATTAATGAGATTGTGTAAGACTTActgcaaaattttaaagataCTTTTGCTATTGTGGGAAACAGATGTTCCTTTGAAAATTTTTGGAATCATACCGCAACCGTTGGAAAGAAACAGACTTTGGAGACTTCTTTTCGCCATGTATGAATGCAGTTCCATATACAGATACGGAAGAGTAGAACTCAACCTCTTTATAAGTGAAAAAGAGTATACGGTATGTGCAAAGCATTTTACAGGTAATGAAGGTGTAGTGCTTCACAGAACACAAACCCATTTATATTGTATACCTGATGTTTTTGctagtgaatttttttttactaccaGAATTTTTAAGTGTTGTCAGTTTCCTACTTGTTTGCTTGATGCTGTGATAGCACTATTAAGAATCATTCTGTTGTCATTTAACTGCAAATTTTAAGTATACTTGAGAAGTATATGCAGCAGCAGACTAGCTGCTTTCCATTGTAAATTGTGAGGTGATTAAATTCTGTGCCATGCTTTTGCAAAAAGCTTTTTACTAGTTGCAGGTAGTAGTTAATGAAGACTGaattcaaaacacaaaaacacaaGAGGATTCCTAGTCACTAAATACTGATACAGTGAAATGCACTTGTCCTCTTGAGCTGTTTTGTATGCAGTACTGAAAATAATAGAGGCAATATATAATGTTTTACACTACTTTTTATTAATGCTCTGTACAATAAGGTGCAGAGCCTTTTCTGGATTACATATTCCTAATTTATGCTGTCCCAAAGCTCTAGAACTGTACTTATACTTCAAGgatgacttctttttctctccccccccacccccacaaTGAAACTGGGAGGTTTGTACAGTCATAAACCTTTAATTACTTGAAGTAGACAAGGACTTCCAGGTCTGCTTACACAACCAGTGTAATGTCTAACaccccactgaaaaaaaattaaccatcTTAAGTATATTCTTCTGTGAAATGACTGTTTGGACACCACTGAAATACCCACTTGTGTAGTATGTTTTAATGGTCAGATGTTTTACTAAATCTAGGGCAGCCTAAAACTAGGGCAGCCTACTCATTTAAGGTAGtccctggtttttttttttttttttaattaacttttctgGTTATAATGTGAACTCTGTTACATAAGAGGTGTGTAGTTAAAGCTATTGGAACCTTCTTTAACTAGACATTGTTGGATCCTTTTTGTTGGTTGTTCTGGCTTTTTATCATACGATGAGGCTATGTAAATCTATTACACAAAGTTAAATCTCACTGCTACAATTTACTTCTTTCTTTGCCCTTTTTGAGAAAAATcacaagcttttcttttttccttgcccTAAGAGTTGTTTGATTTGTAACATTGATCAGGATGATGACTGTGCAAATTGCTTTATGTTCAGCGCGAATGCCTGATGTTTTCCTTACTCTGCTTTGTGTGTCTTCTTGGGAATATTATCTTATCAGTGTAAACTGATAACTCTGCCAAAGTTATGGTTTTTATATGAAATCTGATCCTTATTTCTCTTCTGTGTGAAACTTCTCTGCCTTAAAAGGGACCAGAAGGTATATTCTGGAGAGTCATACATGGTTCAGTTATCGAAATAACTGCTGTGAAGAAATACTTCAAATATTACATCTTCTAGCCCTGTCTTCTGACAAGATAAATTAAATAACACAAAGCACATGTTAGAGGCCTAATGTAACTTTACCTTGGAATTTTAGACTTAACTGAATTTCTTACTGTTTTATATAGTCTTTTCACAATCTTGGTTTTTGCAACAAAAATGGTTGCTCTTTGCCATTTTTTTAGGTATTAACAGCAAAGCCTGGGAAGTCGAAGATTTATCAAGCACTTACTGTACTTGCACAACTAGGGTATGAAATTGAACTACTGCATAAGGTAAGAGTTTTGTACCAGCTGATATGGCCTAAAGCTATGGACATGCATTTAGAAAAGGGTTTATAGTGGTTTACCATTGCAAACTAATTAGAAGCTAATTTGATGTTTAAATCAGTTGGAGAACTGTAGTTCACTGGGTCTTCCCTCacattcttctttgtaggaGGATGTGGAATGTTGGAAAACTTTTGTAAAAAGCTAAACCAGTCATGTTTTGTGTATAACTCTTTCAATTAAGCAACATTGTTATTCACTATGATGTCAGTGTTTTCACTGCAAGCCATTGCACTCCAAAACATTTATTCTCAGATTCTGgtagattaaaaaaagatgTTTACACACCAGATAAACCTTTTCCATTTTGCTAATGGTTGTGTGAAACTAGAAGTCTGCTTTTCCAATTTGTCGTAGTCTGCTCTTTGTTATATCCTCTGGATTTTGCCAATGCTTTTGACTTCCTAAGCTGTATTCAGTAGAAATTTTTTTGAGTCTTGGTGCTTTAATGTTCCAAGCATACCTGCTTCTCCTACTAGTCAGTACCTTCTTACCTTGTGAAACATGCTATGgtttagttttaaaagttttttttatgttgtCCCCCAGTTCCTCATGAGCATATGGCCTCAACTTTCAGTTAATTTATGCTTTTCAGAATTATCTTTGTGCTCTGTTTTTCTAGGAACCTACTGTCAAAGTTTAAATGTTTTGCTAATCTAAAATAAGGTTTCACTGTCCATTATCTTCCAAATACCTTATACTACAAGGTATACATTAAGGTAAATATTAAGTAGTTGAAGATTAGTACTTTTTGAAGGAGGTTACCTGACTAACAGGGATAAAGTAGAAGTGGAAGCATTTGATGtctctttgcctcagtctttaataATACTGATAAGCCGTGGGCTGCTTGGCCCCCTGAG
This window harbors:
- the TFB2M gene encoding dimethyladenosine transferase 2, mitochondrial, whose amino-acid sequence is MLAGRAPLGAAGCGRLLAAGLRPLLCGLSPCWVTAGRQYPSLRVAEPAKEKRLVRKEQRSSLVVRRFIACPQLARTVRRCLQSGAGLGPGPQPLLLEFAPGPGIVTRSLLDAGFRVVALESNSDFLTDLQSLENSLDGQLKVIHGDFFRLDPLAKGALKPPAVSSDHLFKTMGVAAVPWRADVPLKIFGIIPQPLERNRLWRLLFAMYECSSIYRYGRVELNLFISEKEYTVLTAKPGKSKIYQALTVLAQLGYEIELLHKEPWSSFATNLKNGGLAIPKAGRLPNDHICLVRLTPQQNLFTGGLKPSNASTFIFMVKQSFAKPKSKLTDRLNSWSLDNSDTLLKALEIPKNAAMCNLYPEDYKRLFEALQNSDLFAETFFHDEVLASTRTMNS